A stretch of Gemmatimonas aurantiaca T-27 DNA encodes these proteins:
- a CDS encoding serine/threonine-protein kinase: MSDPSSQDIESRLRTALAGQYRVEGLLGQGGMGAVFRAHDEALDRPVAIKVVSPDMAASAELRQRFVMESRTVARLRHPNIVAVYAAGEVDGLLYFVMEFVPGESLRDRLTREHKLSEHDAAPILRDMGLALDYAHAAGVVHRDVKPENVLLDRETGRAMLTDFGVARALQSNVQLTGAGFVLGSPRYMSPEQAGGEPSIDGRSDLYSLGLIAVEMITGTPAVEATTAATVLIKHLTEQVPSLAVSAPGTSETVSQAVDLLLRKDPNERWARGRDFAAAVMGEPIPGTTPAPGALSRTTANARASRAAKTMRTWIGAGVGTLAAVAAGVFFLGNRGSSSDKEWIVAPFEVQSPDRSLDWLREGGLNMLTISLAQWKDLHVVEYERTLDLLRDEKLEDARRVGLEDAQRLARRGGAGRVVLGQLTLAGDSVIATANLYDVRSGKVTDRARAAALRTADPRGLFEQLAGELLDLVGGPRLSLDLAQQTTTSVEAYRLYLTGLRALNSWRLAQADSMFSQAIELDSTFALAYYRRSLGQGWRGRMDSSMLFDVDHAVQYASRLPSRQQEIVRGQAELTRGFVNMATGDPVASRASFLQSRDRFAKLVVIDSLDAEAWYALADADYHLVWSTSYGRNADSASKYLNESMRAFQRTIRLDSTFHLAYQHLVDLYERAAVPRSFILVNDSIKAGGSEANERRVGTPERIATLRTAASARAREAALGWIAADPDASQARLSLATNLEAAGMADSAVKVLQATMARSSTNSAAVPWRILRIRARQLQPGIGRAYADLLGRTPVDSFAAMGLLERYSALTDAMSAAGLSGRLSLLPTAADLLTNTTVMLPAVAQTPTRVIAQWFALAVRGGAGVPLTTAEKAQFDEVTSILSKLPPERRDRVSAYLMYLGTRDSTYAKIALKTVADQGDTVGYPELVALLSLQRGDKATAERLARSFPLPDSLRKSVIGTTGMRMVSRALVLSELGNTRRAVETLEAIDPVRFQRSDALDITWAVYVRQFMLRGQLYEKLDERAKALASYERFLTLWQEAEEPLQPQLREAREAVARLRDAAVTRPG; encoded by the coding sequence ATGAGCGACCCGTCATCCCAGGACATCGAGTCACGGCTTCGTACCGCCCTTGCCGGGCAGTACCGTGTGGAAGGCTTGCTGGGACAGGGCGGTATGGGGGCTGTGTTCCGCGCCCATGACGAGGCGCTCGACAGACCCGTCGCCATCAAGGTGGTCTCGCCCGATATGGCGGCCAGCGCGGAGCTGCGCCAGCGGTTCGTCATGGAGTCGCGCACGGTGGCCCGCCTGCGGCATCCGAATATCGTGGCCGTGTACGCCGCCGGTGAGGTGGACGGACTGCTGTACTTCGTGATGGAGTTCGTGCCGGGCGAGAGTCTGCGCGACCGGCTCACACGGGAGCACAAGCTGTCGGAGCACGACGCCGCCCCGATCCTGCGTGACATGGGGCTCGCGCTCGACTACGCGCACGCCGCCGGTGTGGTGCATCGCGACGTGAAGCCCGAGAATGTGCTGCTCGATCGCGAAACGGGCCGCGCCATGCTCACCGACTTCGGCGTCGCGCGCGCGTTGCAGAGCAATGTGCAGCTCACCGGCGCCGGCTTTGTTTTGGGATCGCCGCGCTACATGAGCCCTGAGCAGGCCGGTGGCGAACCCTCCATCGATGGCCGCAGCGACCTCTACTCGCTGGGTCTCATTGCCGTGGAGATGATCACGGGCACGCCGGCGGTGGAAGCCACCACGGCGGCGACGGTACTCATCAAACACCTCACCGAGCAGGTCCCGTCGTTGGCCGTATCGGCCCCCGGCACATCGGAGACGGTGTCGCAGGCCGTAGATCTGCTGCTGCGCAAGGATCCCAACGAGCGCTGGGCGCGCGGACGGGATTTTGCTGCAGCAGTGATGGGGGAGCCGATTCCCGGAACGACACCCGCGCCAGGTGCCTTGTCGCGTACCACGGCAAATGCCCGCGCTTCACGGGCCGCGAAGACAATGCGCACGTGGATTGGCGCCGGCGTGGGCACCCTCGCGGCCGTGGCGGCGGGCGTCTTCTTCCTTGGCAATCGTGGCAGCAGCAGCGACAAGGAGTGGATCGTCGCGCCCTTCGAAGTGCAGAGCCCCGATCGCTCGCTCGACTGGTTGCGCGAGGGTGGGCTCAACATGCTCACCATCTCGTTGGCGCAGTGGAAAGATCTGCACGTCGTCGAATACGAACGCACGCTGGATCTGCTGCGCGATGAGAAGCTGGAAGACGCACGCCGCGTGGGACTCGAAGACGCCCAGCGTCTCGCGCGCCGTGGCGGCGCCGGCCGGGTCGTGCTCGGTCAGCTCACGCTGGCCGGTGACTCGGTGATTGCCACGGCCAATCTGTACGATGTGCGTTCGGGCAAGGTCACCGATCGTGCACGTGCGGCCGCGCTACGTACCGCCGACCCACGCGGTCTGTTCGAGCAACTGGCCGGTGAATTGCTGGATCTGGTGGGCGGTCCGCGTTTGTCGCTCGATCTGGCGCAGCAAACCACCACATCGGTGGAAGCCTATCGCCTGTACCTGACCGGGTTGCGTGCACTCAATTCGTGGCGACTCGCACAAGCCGACTCGATGTTCTCGCAGGCCATCGAGCTCGACTCCACGTTTGCGCTGGCGTACTACCGTCGTTCATTGGGTCAGGGATGGCGCGGTCGGATGGACAGCTCGATGCTGTTCGATGTGGATCACGCCGTGCAATACGCCTCGCGGCTGCCGTCGCGCCAGCAGGAGATCGTACGCGGACAGGCGGAGCTCACGCGCGGCTTTGTGAACATGGCCACCGGCGATCCGGTTGCGTCACGCGCTTCGTTCCTGCAGTCGCGTGATCGTTTTGCGAAGCTGGTGGTGATCGATTCGCTGGACGCCGAAGCCTGGTATGCGCTGGCCGATGCCGACTATCACCTGGTCTGGAGCACCAGCTACGGTCGCAACGCCGACAGCGCATCCAAGTACCTGAATGAATCGATGCGGGCATTTCAGCGCACGATTCGTCTCGACTCCACGTTCCACCTGGCCTACCAGCACCTCGTGGATCTGTATGAACGGGCCGCCGTGCCGCGCTCGTTCATTCTGGTGAACGATTCCATCAAGGCCGGTGGGTCTGAAGCCAACGAACGTCGCGTGGGCACTCCCGAACGCATCGCGACGCTGCGCACGGCGGCCAGTGCCCGGGCTCGTGAGGCAGCGTTGGGTTGGATCGCTGCCGACCCCGACGCATCACAGGCCCGCCTCTCGCTGGCCACCAATCTCGAAGCAGCGGGCATGGCGGACAGCGCGGTCAAAGTGCTGCAGGCCACCATGGCACGGTCCTCCACCAACTCGGCCGCCGTGCCGTGGCGCATTCTCCGCATCCGGGCGCGACAACTGCAACCCGGCATCGGTCGGGCCTACGCAGATCTCCTTGGTCGCACACCGGTGGATTCGTTTGCGGCGATGGGTCTGCTTGAGCGCTATTCAGCCCTGACCGACGCGATGTCCGCCGCGGGACTCTCCGGACGCCTCTCGCTATTGCCCACGGCGGCCGATCTGCTCACCAACACCACGGTGATGCTGCCGGCCGTGGCGCAGACGCCCACGCGGGTCATCGCACAGTGGTTCGCCTTGGCCGTGCGCGGCGGAGCGGGTGTGCCACTGACCACGGCAGAAAAGGCCCAGTTCGACGAAGTCACCAGCATCCTGAGCAAGCTCCCGCCGGAGCGCCGTGACCGCGTGAGCGCGTATCTCATGTACCTCGGCACGCGCGACTCCACGTACGCCAAGATCGCACTCAAGACCGTGGCCGATCAGGGCGATACGGTGGGCTATCCCGAGTTGGTGGCCTTGCTGTCGTTGCAGCGCGGCGACAAGGCGACCGCTGAGCGTCTCGCGCGGAGCTTCCCGTTGCCTGATTCGCTGCGCAAGTCGGTGATCGGCACGACTGGCATGCGCATGGTCTCGCGGGCGCTGGTGCTTTCGGAACTGGGCAACACACGTAGGGCGGTGGAAACGCTGGAAGCTATTGATCCCGTGCGTTTCCAACGCAGCGATGCGCTCGACATCACCTGGGCGGTGTATGTCCGTCAGTTCATGTTGCGCGGCCAGTTGTATGAAAAGCTCGACGAGCGAGCCAAGGCCCTTGCCTCGTACGAGCGCTTTCTGACACTGTGGCAGGAGGCTGAAGAGCCGCTGCAGCCACAGCTCCGGGAAGCCCGGGAAGCCGTGGCGCGCCTGCGCGATGCCGCAGTCACCCGCCCCGGCTGA
- a CDS encoding glycerophosphodiester phosphodiesterase produces MSLLGTGVLLTLPACRGGASAPSGAVMPAARPLVIAHRGASGHRPEHTIAAYTLAVEMGADYIEPDLVSTRDGVLVARHENEIGGTTDVAERYPSRKTRKVIDGDTVSGWFTEDFTIAELRTLRARERLAFRSHDFDGQFAIPTFDEVLALADSLSKARGRVVGVYPETKHPTYFRSIGLPLEPALLRSLRARGLDRADAPVFIQSFEVGNLRALRPETRVRLVLLLSSGQVPYDRRTGAQWVTPEGLREIRTFADAIGVNTRMIVGGDSASVPTSLIGDAHAAGLKVHVWTLRSESVFLGKRYGGDPLAEVQEFVRLGVDGMFGDFPDVVRKGVGG; encoded by the coding sequence ATGTCCCTCCTCGGGACGGGCGTGTTGCTGACCCTGCCCGCATGTCGGGGCGGCGCTTCGGCCCCGAGCGGCGCCGTGATGCCCGCCGCCCGTCCCCTGGTCATCGCCCACCGCGGCGCCAGCGGACATCGGCCCGAGCATACCATTGCCGCCTATACGCTGGCCGTGGAGATGGGGGCCGACTACATCGAGCCCGATCTCGTGAGCACCCGTGATGGTGTGCTCGTGGCCCGTCATGAGAATGAGATCGGTGGTACCACCGACGTGGCCGAGCGCTATCCGTCGCGAAAGACCCGCAAGGTCATCGATGGGGACACGGTCAGCGGCTGGTTCACCGAAGACTTCACGATCGCCGAGCTTCGGACACTGCGGGCCCGCGAACGGTTGGCGTTTCGCTCGCACGATTTCGACGGACAGTTTGCCATTCCCACCTTCGATGAGGTGCTGGCACTCGCCGATTCCCTGTCGAAGGCGCGTGGGCGGGTGGTGGGCGTGTATCCGGAGACCAAACACCCCACGTACTTCCGGAGCATTGGCCTGCCGCTCGAGCCGGCGTTGCTCCGCAGCTTACGGGCCCGTGGTCTCGATCGCGCCGATGCGCCGGTGTTCATCCAGAGCTTCGAGGTGGGCAACCTGCGGGCGCTCCGGCCGGAGACGCGGGTGCGGCTGGTGTTGCTACTGTCGAGTGGCCAGGTGCCCTATGACCGGCGCACGGGCGCGCAGTGGGTCACGCCGGAGGGGCTGCGCGAGATCCGCACCTTTGCCGATGCCATCGGGGTCAACACGCGCATGATCGTGGGCGGGGATTCGGCCAGTGTCCCCACGTCGCTGATAGGCGATGCCCATGCGGCGGGGCTCAAGGTGCATGTGTGGACACTGCGGTCGGAGTCGGTGTTTCTGGGCAAGCGCTATGGCGGGGATCCGCTGGCCGAGGTGCAGGAGTTTGTGCGGCTTGGGGTGGACGGGATGTTCGGCGATTTCCCGGATGTGGTGAGGAAAGGGGTGGGGGGGTAG
- a CDS encoding BON domain-containing protein, which produces MNTRQILGTLAVLAVTAACGNTADGAKQDAENAADKTAELAADAGTKVEGALETGQVKTALTTDTRIDASDINVDTNEDTKTVTLRGTVPTEEQKKLAEEVATAKAVGYKVTNDLTIKPK; this is translated from the coding sequence ATGAACACACGCCAGATACTCGGAACGTTGGCCGTGCTTGCTGTAACGGCCGCTTGCGGTAATACGGCCGATGGAGCGAAGCAGGACGCGGAGAATGCAGCGGACAAGACCGCTGAGTTGGCCGCGGATGCGGGCACCAAGGTAGAAGGCGCCCTCGAGACGGGTCAGGTGAAAACCGCGCTCACCACCGACACACGTATCGACGCCAGTGACATCAACGTCGATACCAATGAAGACACCAAGACGGTGACACTGCGCGGCACCGTGCCCACGGAAGAGCAGAAGAAGCTCGCCGAGGAAGTCGCCACCGCGAAGGCGGTGGGTTACAAGGTGACCAACGATCTCACGATCAAGCCGAAGTAA
- a CDS encoding efflux RND transporter permease subunit: MNPLSALAEFAVKRWQFTVLLFLMFAALGVSSWMAIPRAEDPDFPVPIFTVVAVYPGASPEDMEQLVTDPVEKQLKTLTDVIKLESTSSDGLSVVRVEFDPDVDAERKYDQVVREVNALRPTLPAALNRLDIQRNENSDLTVFQVALVAPSAPFTQVDDIAKRLEDALEQVPGVKHAKRWAAPPREMQVTLDLGRLARLGITPSQVLNALGSDNTQIPGGSVDVGTRRYNVATTGRYRTAADVERTVIAGANGAMVRVQDVATVSWGDGDPVHMGRWNGERAMWVTVAVQKGQNVSSVKQAVWQVLDEFEPTLPKSVTLARGFDQSENVDRRLARLGEDFVIAILLVLITLLPLGTRASIIVMISIPLSLAMAVTMLYATGFSINQLSIVGFVIALGLLVDDSIVVVENISRFLRQGYSRTAAAIEATKQIGVAVVGATGTLIFAFLPLLFLPGLAGKYIRSLPIAVVYAVLASLFVSLTIIPWLASRLMPRTESEHGNRALQWLDRAIHRTYAPLLGRAMARPYVTLAVSALLIVGAVALVPAVGFSLFPKAGTPQYHVDIATPDGTSLAETNRAVRYAEGVIGAHPSTRAVLANVGKDNPAVYYNVFQRAEAPNRAQMLVLLNEYDNVRTPVVLDSLREKLALYPGARIELKEFENGPPIDAPIAMRVEGTDLDTLQHIAAQYEAVLASTAGTQYVNNPVRLRRSDLQLVVDKQKAGLLGVPSAEVERTLRLGIAGLEAGKIRADNGEEYPLMVRIAHQGRPAPEALERIFVSSVTGAMVPLSQLATTRFEASPTTIDHKDRQRSVTVTSYVRSGFNTDAVTRTVIARLDSIALPAGYTLHPAGEIESREESFGGIGSAIIVAVFAILAILVLEFRDFRTTLVVASVIPLGVVGGIVALLFSGYTLSFTAMIGFVALVGIEIKTSILLVDFTDQLRREGVPLDEAIRRAGEIRFLPIVLTTFTAIGGLLPLAVQGSGLYSPLAWVIIGGLVSSTLIARLVTPVLYKLLAPALDVETTTEAEPMLVGPASVSPAHA, encoded by the coding sequence GTGAACCCCCTCAGCGCTCTCGCCGAATTTGCCGTGAAGCGGTGGCAGTTCACGGTGCTGCTGTTCCTGATGTTCGCCGCACTTGGGGTGTCGAGCTGGATGGCCATCCCGCGCGCCGAAGATCCGGATTTCCCTGTTCCCATCTTCACCGTGGTGGCCGTCTATCCGGGTGCATCGCCGGAAGACATGGAACAACTCGTCACCGATCCGGTGGAGAAGCAGCTCAAGACACTCACCGATGTCATCAAGCTGGAAAGCACCAGCTCCGATGGTCTGTCGGTGGTGCGCGTGGAGTTCGATCCCGATGTGGACGCCGAACGCAAATACGATCAGGTCGTACGCGAGGTGAATGCTCTGCGTCCCACCCTGCCGGCGGCCCTCAATCGCCTGGATATCCAGCGCAACGAGAATTCCGATCTGACCGTGTTTCAGGTGGCACTGGTCGCACCGTCAGCACCGTTCACACAGGTGGACGATATCGCCAAGCGCCTCGAGGATGCGCTCGAGCAAGTGCCCGGTGTCAAACACGCCAAACGCTGGGCCGCACCGCCGCGTGAAATGCAGGTGACGCTCGATCTTGGTCGTCTGGCTCGACTGGGTATCACGCCGTCGCAGGTGCTCAATGCGCTGGGCAGTGACAACACGCAGATCCCCGGCGGATCAGTGGACGTGGGCACGCGGCGCTACAACGTGGCTACCACCGGGCGGTATCGCACCGCGGCCGATGTGGAACGCACCGTGATTGCCGGCGCCAATGGAGCCATGGTGCGGGTGCAGGACGTGGCCACGGTATCGTGGGGTGACGGTGATCCGGTGCACATGGGTCGCTGGAACGGGGAACGTGCCATGTGGGTGACCGTGGCCGTACAAAAAGGACAAAACGTTTCCAGCGTCAAACAGGCCGTCTGGCAGGTGCTCGATGAATTCGAACCCACGCTGCCCAAGAGCGTCACATTGGCCCGTGGTTTCGATCAGTCGGAGAATGTCGACCGGAGACTGGCCCGTCTGGGTGAAGACTTTGTGATCGCCATTCTGCTGGTGCTCATCACATTGCTGCCCCTGGGTACACGGGCGTCGATCATCGTGATGATCTCCATTCCGCTGTCGCTCGCAATGGCCGTCACGATGCTCTATGCCACTGGCTTCTCCATCAATCAGCTCTCGATCGTGGGTTTTGTGATCGCGCTGGGGTTGCTGGTGGATGACTCCATCGTGGTGGTGGAGAACATCTCACGTTTTCTGCGGCAAGGCTATTCGCGCACGGCTGCTGCGATCGAAGCCACCAAGCAGATTGGTGTGGCCGTGGTGGGCGCCACCGGAACGCTCATCTTTGCCTTCCTGCCGCTGCTGTTCCTGCCGGGGCTTGCCGGCAAGTATATCCGGTCATTGCCGATCGCAGTGGTGTACGCGGTGTTGGCCAGCTTGTTCGTCTCGCTCACCATCATTCCATGGCTGGCCAGTCGCTTGATGCCACGCACGGAATCGGAGCATGGCAATCGTGCACTGCAATGGCTCGACCGCGCCATCCATCGCACCTATGCGCCGCTCCTGGGACGCGCGATGGCCAGACCCTACGTCACGCTCGCCGTGTCGGCGCTGCTCATCGTTGGTGCGGTGGCGCTGGTGCCAGCCGTGGGCTTCTCGCTCTTTCCCAAGGCCGGCACACCACAGTACCACGTAGACATTGCCACACCCGATGGCACGTCGCTGGCGGAAACCAATCGGGCGGTGCGATATGCCGAAGGCGTGATCGGTGCACATCCGTCCACGCGGGCGGTGCTGGCCAATGTGGGCAAGGACAACCCGGCCGTGTACTACAACGTGTTCCAGCGTGCCGAGGCGCCCAATCGCGCGCAGATGCTGGTGTTGCTCAACGAATACGACAACGTGCGCACGCCCGTGGTGCTCGATTCGTTGCGCGAGAAGCTGGCGTTGTATCCCGGAGCCCGTATCGAACTCAAGGAGTTCGAGAACGGCCCGCCTATCGACGCGCCCATCGCCATGCGTGTAGAAGGCACCGACCTCGATACGTTGCAACACATCGCCGCACAGTACGAAGCGGTGTTGGCCAGCACCGCCGGTACGCAGTATGTGAACAATCCCGTGCGTCTGCGTCGCTCCGATCTGCAGCTCGTGGTGGACAAGCAGAAGGCCGGCTTGTTGGGCGTACCCAGTGCGGAAGTGGAACGCACCCTGCGCCTGGGTATTGCCGGACTCGAAGCCGGAAAAATCCGCGCCGACAATGGCGAAGAGTATCCGCTCATGGTGCGCATTGCCCATCAGGGCCGGCCGGCACCCGAAGCGCTCGAACGCATCTTCGTGAGCAGTGTGACGGGGGCCATGGTGCCGCTGTCGCAGTTGGCGACCACCCGCTTCGAAGCCTCGCCCACCACCATCGATCACAAGGACCGCCAGCGCAGTGTGACCGTGACCAGTTACGTGCGATCGGGATTCAATACCGACGCCGTCACACGCACCGTGATCGCGCGCCTCGACTCCATCGCTTTGCCTGCCGGGTACACGTTGCATCCGGCCGGCGAAATCGAAAGTCGAGAGGAAAGCTTTGGTGGCATCGGCAGCGCCATCATTGTGGCGGTGTTTGCCATCCTGGCCATTCTTGTGCTCGAATTCCGCGACTTCCGCACCACCTTGGTGGTGGCGTCGGTGATTCCACTGGGTGTCGTTGGTGGTATTGTCGCGCTGCTCTTCAGCGGCTACACCCTGAGCTTCACGGCGATGATCGGATTTGTGGCGCTGGTGGGCATCGAGATCAAGACGAGCATTCTGCTGGTGGACTTCACCGATCAGTTGCGGCGGGAAGGGGTGCCACTCGACGAGGCCATTCGTCGTGCCGGCGAGATCCGCTTCCTGCCCATCGTACTCACCACGTTCACGGCCATCGGTGGGCTGTTGCCACTCGCGGTGCAGGGGTCGGGGCTGTATTCGCCGCTCGCCTGGGTGATCATCGGCGGACTCGTATCCAGCACGCTCATCGCGCGTCTGGTGACCCCCGTGCTGTACAAGTTGCTGGCGCCCGCACTGGACGTCGAAACGACAACGGAGGCCGAACCGATGCTGGTCGGTCCGGCCTCCGTGTCGCCGGCGCACGCCTGA
- a CDS encoding ankyrin repeat domain-containing protein, translating into MVPTAPEALLTAIRGRDRATIERMLRDDPALSTQRAAGGESLVLHACYLGAAELAPLLLHGRKPDAPESAALGDVTALRSAIENDDDARVRRSSDGWSPLHLAAFFGQVDAVALLIDHGAPLDALSTNATRNTPLHAALAGATNATIVRRLVFAGADVGARGAHGITPLHLAASRGDQALCDLLITRGADAHAKMEDGSTPAMLAIARGFHEVGEKLAAIGTDS; encoded by the coding sequence ATGGTCCCCACTGCCCCTGAAGCACTGTTGACCGCCATCCGTGGCCGTGATCGCGCCACGATCGAACGGATGTTGCGGGATGATCCGGCGCTGTCCACGCAGCGTGCGGCCGGTGGCGAGTCGCTGGTGTTGCACGCCTGTTATCTCGGTGCCGCCGAACTCGCCCCGCTGTTGCTGCACGGGCGTAAGCCCGATGCTCCGGAGTCTGCCGCGCTGGGTGATGTGACGGCGTTGCGCTCCGCCATCGAAAATGACGATGATGCCCGTGTACGTCGCAGCAGTGATGGCTGGTCGCCACTGCATCTCGCGGCATTCTTCGGTCAGGTCGATGCCGTGGCACTACTCATCGATCACGGTGCACCATTGGATGCGCTGAGCACCAACGCCACCCGCAATACACCGCTGCATGCGGCGTTGGCCGGTGCCACCAATGCCACCATTGTGCGGCGGCTGGTGTTTGCCGGCGCCGATGTGGGCGCACGCGGCGCGCACGGCATCACCCCGTTGCATCTCGCGGCGTCGCGTGGCGATCAGGCGTTGTGCGACCTGCTCATCACGCGGGGCGCCGATGCACACGCGAAGATGGAAGACGGTAGCACACCCGCCATGTTGGCGATTGCCCGGGGCTTCCACGAGGTGGGCGAGAAGCTGGCCGCCATCGGCACAGACAGTTGA
- a CDS encoding efflux RND transporter periplasmic adaptor subunit, translated as MSAHSHSLRPTMYLPVAMLPLLPLFVACTDRGAAPAADSAAATTSSAIPVSVAPVRHASAAAPVTVTGTFGSRDEIPLAFKIGGVVARVLVDEGATVQRGQLLAALDLREIDAAVTKAQVAVDKAQRDHARLERLAADSVATLSQLQDVTSALDAARADLATARVNREYAIIVAPEAGIVLRRQGTPGSTVAAGQSVLSLGGSQRGRVLRAGLTDRDALRVRTGDKATVHFDAIPERTFTGNVVLLGRAADARTGTFTVEVSLSGAEALPNGLVGQLTVQVQPTRSADANTSATRHAIPVDALIEADRDSATVFTVSTAGEPIAQAVRVRVVQLQGDHATVDGLDAEARVITRGAPYVAHGARVRIITQATLDSASPAASATSRREKNNTAGSTP; from the coding sequence ATGTCTGCCCATTCTCATTCTCTGCGCCCCACGATGTATCTGCCGGTGGCGATGCTGCCGCTGTTGCCCCTGTTTGTTGCCTGCACCGATCGCGGTGCCGCTCCGGCTGCTGACAGCGCCGCGGCCACCACGTCTTCCGCGATCCCCGTGAGTGTCGCTCCGGTTCGCCATGCGTCCGCAGCCGCGCCCGTCACTGTGACTGGCACATTCGGCTCGCGTGACGAAATCCCCCTCGCGTTCAAGATCGGCGGTGTGGTGGCACGCGTGCTGGTCGACGAAGGCGCCACCGTGCAGCGCGGTCAACTGTTGGCGGCCCTCGATCTGCGCGAGATCGACGCTGCGGTCACCAAAGCGCAGGTCGCCGTGGACAAAGCCCAGCGGGATCATGCACGTCTCGAGCGACTCGCCGCCGACAGTGTGGCTACACTCTCGCAGTTGCAGGATGTCACGTCGGCGCTCGACGCGGCACGTGCGGATCTTGCCACGGCCCGCGTGAACCGTGAATACGCCATCATCGTTGCGCCAGAAGCCGGCATCGTACTGCGCCGGCAGGGCACACCCGGCAGCACCGTCGCCGCTGGGCAATCGGTGCTGTCACTTGGAGGCTCACAGCGCGGTCGTGTATTGCGGGCCGGACTCACGGATCGTGATGCATTGCGCGTGCGCACCGGTGACAAGGCAACGGTGCACTTCGACGCCATCCCGGAGCGTACGTTTACGGGCAACGTGGTGTTGCTCGGACGCGCCGCCGACGCACGCACCGGCACCTTCACGGTGGAAGTGTCGCTGAGTGGTGCCGAGGCACTGCCCAATGGTCTCGTGGGACAACTCACGGTGCAGGTCCAACCCACTCGCTCGGCGGACGCAAACACCAGCGCCACACGACACGCCATTCCGGTGGATGCTCTCATCGAAGCCGACCGCGACTCGGCGACCGTGTTCACCGTGTCCACTGCGGGTGAACCCATCGCGCAGGCCGTACGGGTGCGTGTCGTGCAGTTGCAGGGCGACCACGCCACCGTGGACGGACTCGATGCCGAGGCTCGCGTGATCACGCGGGGCGCACCGTACGTGGCCCATGGCGCACGCGTTCGTATCATTACCCAGGCGACACTCGACTCGGCGTCACCGGCTGCCTCTGCGACCTCGCGCCGGGAGAAGAACAACACTGCGGGGAGCACACCGTGA